GTCGATTACGAGCCCGATGAAGCCGATGAACTTATCCTTGCGTACGCCTGCACCATCCACAAGAGCCAGGGTAGCGAATACCCCGCCGTCATCGTCGTGCTAGATTCAAGCCACAGCATTATGCTGCAAAGGAACCTCATCTACACCGCCATCACGCGTGCGAAAGGCCATGTGTGGATTTTGTCTGCACCGGGAGCGTTCTATCAAGCCGTGCGCAACAACCGCAGCACAAGACGATATACAAGACTTACTGAAAAGCTGGGTTAGCTCCGAGGATGACGAGTCGCAAAATGCGCGGGCATTTCAGCACAGGCATGCGACGATTTTCATCATTATTGACTAATAACTAATGACTAACGACCAAATCTATTTTGGCCAGTAGCCGGTTGGCTTTTGGTTCAAGTAAATGAGTCTCGCCCATTCAGAACCTTTCGCCTTATTCATAAAGTAAAGTTCATCAAGCGAACCCTTGAAAACACGGTCCACCTTCCCGCTGGATTGCTTGCGGGCGCCAATGATAAACGGACCATCAGACATTCGCTTATCATCCGTATTGTTGCGGCCAATCAAGGTTTCTTCAAGCTTGCCATTCCTGTAAATCGCAGTCGAATCGCCCGACTTGACGACCGTAAAATGCACCCACTGCTTGTAATCGGTTTCCGGCGCAATCGCGATGCTCGCCTCATACCAATGATCCAAATCCGATTCATCGAGTTCCTTGAACATCCAGCTCGACCGGTCGCTATCGCCAGCCTGATACTTGAAGTGGTATTCCGATTCGGACTTGCCCCAGATGAATCGAGACGTCGAAGTATCTTCAACATTCACCCAGAACGACGATGTAAAGCTAGATGTATCCTTCAACGCAAAGCCCCAGTAATCTGCGGATTCCTGAATTTCAATAATGGAAGATTTTCCGTTAAATACAAACGCACCGCCAATAATCCCATCGCCTGCGGTAACGTCAGTGACGCGCCCCTTGAACGGATTATCGCCAGAAGTCAAGACTGATGAATCCGGGAATTCAGATTCATCAAAGTTCCACGCAGCCACAAAGCCATCTGTGAAAGAGAACGGATCTGCAGCACGCATCAAGGCCTGCGCATTTCCGGCAGTACCAGCATCACTTGAACCGGCGACATTATCCGAGAGTTCCGCAGCCCCAGCATTCCACGCGAAAACGAGCTTCTGCGTTTCGCGTTGCGGGTAAAGCGTCGACAAGCGAACCCACAGCCCCGTCGGAATAGAGTCCTTGCCACAAACGACCTTGAATGTTGTCCAGAACGAAGCTGGCTCTAAATAAACTTTTAGCGAATAAAGATTCTTGACAAGCGACTTGCGGTCATCCGCATTCAAATCGTTCAAGCGGACATACAGCGGAAACCCTTCAATAGTATCGCGCAGGTCTATGCCAGTCGCCGATGTATTGAGCGGGATTTCCAAAGTGCGGGCAGAACTATCATAGTAAAAGGCCTGCTTTGCATCCGTATTTTCAACAAGAACGGCCTTGATGCTATTAGTGCCCTCCGAAGTACTCACTTGCACCGAATCATAGTACGAGGCCGGCACTCCGGTAAAAGTCGCATAACGATTATTTCCGTCCGTTGTAATCTTGGCGGTCGCCTTATACGTTGAACCCACGATAGAAAGGCTTGCTACCGAGTCCTTAGG
This is a stretch of genomic DNA from Fibrobacter sp. UWB13. It encodes these proteins:
- a CDS encoding LamG-like jellyroll fold domain-containing protein → MKRNTRLAKSAVSALFALQALLAMVFLVSCSDNKVAGGNSSEVGSPELMGTLAFMDGSQVSAKVASYARVYCVPADFDPAKEDSTSYYTTTADSMGHFAFDNLPEGVYNLEAFYEVPDGEVFVLRESGLKIATDQAQSVDLELGQGHDIKIYLQNPKDSVASLSIVGSTYKATAKITTDGNNRYATFTGVPASYYDSVQVSTSEGTNSIKAVLVENTDAKQAFYYDSSARTLEIPLNTSATGIDLRDTIEGFPLYVRLNDLNADDRKSLVKNLYSLKVYLEPASFWTTFKVVCGKDSIPTGLWVRLSTLYPQRETQKLVFAWNAGAAELSDNVAGSSDAGTAGNAQALMRAADPFSFTDGFVAAWNFDESEFPDSSVLTSGDNPFKGRVTDVTAGDGIIGGAFVFNGKSSIIEIQESADYWGFALKDTSSFTSSFWVNVEDTSTSRFIWGKSESEYHFKYQAGDSDRSSWMFKELDESDLDHWYEASIAIAPETDYKQWVHFTVVKSGDSTAIYRNGKLEETLIGRNNTDDKRMSDGPFIIGARKQSSGKVDRVFKGSLDELYFMNKAKGSEWARLIYLNQKPTGYWPK